The sequence ATCTACAGCGAACCCGTGAATCTCTTCGTGGCTGGCTTTCTGGGGACTCCTCCGATGAATTTTGTGAAAGGCACGCTAACCGGAATGGATGGGGGCATTGTTTTTCAGGAGACGCAGGGCGGAGCTGTGGAGTTAAAGCTGGGAGACCGCAAGGCGGCTTCTGCCTATCTCGGCAAAGAGGTGATCCTGGGCGTGCGTCCGGAGGATTGTGACATGGTGCTACCCGGTGAAAAGGCTGTGGAGCATTCGTTCCTGGCGGTGGTTGATCTGGTCGAGCCGATGGGCGCCGAGACCTATTTCTACATCCAGACCGGAGCGCACACGATGATCAGTCGCAGTTCCTCAATGATGATTCACCGCGAGACGGGGCATCGCCAGGAGTTTTCGATCAAGGTGAACAAGGTGCACTTGTTCGATCCGGTGACGACGAATCGGATCGTTTAATCACGGAAACGTCAGCTTCAGCAGCCTGGATTGCTTGTGCCGGGCGCCTGGGCACTCTGGTGAATATGCCCGCGGCAAATCCTGCCAGAAAAGGAGCCGGAGTAAGACAATGGAGATGGGACGGCTTGCGGGTTTTGCCTGTCAAGGAAACCGACAAGTTGCTGGTCCTTGATAATTTATGATTTGGGAATAGGGTGACGATTCATGGATACATCGAGGGACTGTTGTTATTCATGGGAGCAAAGGGCCAGGCGGCTCCCTACTTTCCGGGCGAGAGCTTTTTCGCTCGTAGAGCTTTTGACCGTGATAGCGATCATCTCGACTCTTGGAGGACTGACGGTCACTGCGCTGTCGGGGGTTTCTTCCTCTCGGGCTTCTGCGAATGGGGCCAGCCTTGTCGCTGACGTTCTTTTGTCAGCGCGCCAGCAGGCTGTTAGCTCCGGGCAGCCGGTAGCGGTGGTTTTTTCGTCCCGCATCCGGCCGGAGAAACCTCAGGCAATGATGCTGCTGGAAGGAGCTTGGAAAGATGGGGCGATGCAATGGAGTCCCTCGTCCCGTTGGCAGACATTTGGCAATGAAATCAGCGTGATTCCATTCGCGAGAGATCAGGTGGAATCGCTG comes from Terrimicrobium sacchariphilum and encodes:
- a CDS encoding GspH/FimT family pseudopilin; the encoded protein is MDTSRDCCYSWEQRARRLPTFRARAFSLVELLTVIAIISTLGGLTVTALSGVSSSRASANGASLVADVLLSARQQAVSSGQPVAVVFSSRIRPEKPQAMMLLEGAWKDGAMQWSPSSRWQTFGNEISVIPFARDQVESLYLSNSKELSSSLEIPLQGEKVTNYFYLIYRPNGSIDAPQTAPSVAIRKQNKESVNDYVVVAQENTGRIKIVGN